CTTCATGCCCGTTTGCACAGACGATGGTAGAGGCGCGCAGGGACGACACCGCTGCGCGCTCGGTCCTGCAATATACCTGTATTAGATCTGGCTTCGCGGTCGCGGTTGTGGTTGGTCGCATGTGAATCACGGACGAGCCCCCGCTTGTGCTCTGGGCCCCCGAAAACATCTTGTCAGCTTCCTACACTCTATTAATCGGACCTTGTCTCGCGAAACTATTCGTATTCGCTGCCGGCTGAAAGTTGTTGGGCTTCGTTCAGTTTCTCTTTGATCTTCTCGAGGTTCATGTTGGCAGTTCCGACGGCCTGTGGACTGAGCACCCATTGGTACTCTGTTATCGCGGTCTCAAAATCCTTCTCGATCATTGCAATGTCGCCCAACCACGCGTGAGGGCGCGCCCAGTCAGGCGCGAGCTGAACTGCTTTCTTGTAGAAAACCTTAGCCTCAGAGTAGTTTCTTTCCATGTAATATGAGGTGCCTAAATTGTTGTAAGGATTTGCCCAATTGGGATTGCGGCGAACTGCGTCAGAATAGAGTGTCCGCGCCGTTGAATAGTTCTTGAGCGATGCGTAGACCAGCCCCGCGCTGTTGGCAGGTAGAGCCCATGACGGATCCAGTTGGGCCGCTTTTACCCAGTGCTCAATCGCAGCTTGATTCTGGTTAGCCAAGTAGGCCACTCGACCCTGGCAGTAGGCACTCTTTGCGCTAATAAGACTGTCACCAGGCTTCAATTCAGTAGCCCATGACATCGCTCTCGTGGCGATTTGCCATTCCGAGGCTGGCGCTTCTTCATAGCCAGGCTGAAGCAGGTTTTGGGTAAGCTGCGTGGCCTGCCTCGTCAGTAACGGCACCAGTCGCTCTCGGTACTTGCGCAACGTCTCGTCATTGGCGCCGTTGGCTTTCAGTTGGTTGTAGAGTTGATAGGCGTTCTGGCTTGCAGGCGGAAATAAATTGCCTCTCGCTATTGCGTCGTCAAGCTGCTTCTCGACGCTGTTACTTCCCACGGTGTTAAGGGAAACAGCAATAATCACAACCAGCAGGAACACCAATCCAATGCCTGCCATCAGAACCTTGACTGCGGTTGACAGAGGTGATGGGATTCGCGAAGTGGAAGGCGACGCCGACCAGGAAGTAGTGTCGATCGGCGAAGCCGTCACGTTCTCAACGTCACCAACAAACGATCCAGCAGGTGTCGATCCGGGGACAGGTAGGTTCTCCGGTGCAGTCAATTCAACTGGTAGAGTGACGCTTTCATAGTCAGCCGCCCCAGAGGCTCCGAAGGCCAGGCCACAGCGTCCACAAAATTGCTCGGTGGGTTTTCCGGCGGTACCACAGTTGGGGCAGACGATAAGTTCTTGCGTAATGCGCTGCGGCCCGGCGAGCTTGATTTCGATTGCGCCTGCTTCTTTGACGACCCACCCGGCCTCAGTCCGATCGACTGACGCAGGTCGAATGACAATAATCTCGCCCGCTGATGGGTTGTCGCAGTTAAAGAGTTCGTAATAGGTGTCGTAATACTGCCGCTTCGATTTAAGTTTCCTGGCCTTAGGAATCGCGAAGGACAAGTTCAGGCCGGGCACACCCGGCAAAAGGACGTAGTCGCCGTCGGCCGACGCTGTTAGTTGGTTTCCAGCGCTATCCAATTTCAGTTTGGTTGTCGTCTTGAGACTGGTTAAGCACTCTGACACCGTGCACGGAAAATCCGGCAGGCGTTCAAGGACTTCATCGCAGAAAGGACAAGTGGAAAAGCTCGTCACGAAAGAGGCGCCGTAGTCGCGACAGTCGTGGTCGATGACGGAATGTGAAGGCTCTTGCAGACAGCCCGGACAGGTGGGAGTCGGTATGCCGTTCGTGATCGCAAAGACCTTGCGACGACCTGGTTCGTCTGATTCGACACTAATGACATTACAGTCCCCACAGACATAGCGGCGGACTACGTTGCGTTCACAAGCTGGACATTCTTTGCTGGCGGCTTCTTTTTTTGCCGTATCAACGAGCCAGCAATGCTGGCAGTCACAGCAATATTCCCACGACGAGCTGTCCGGAAAATTCTTGGCGAGAGCATGGCCACCTGACGCACAGAGAATTGGCTTACTCGACGGGGCGTCGAAACCCACTTTATGGGTGATGCAATAAGCGCGAATTACGCGAGCGGTAATCGCGTCGGCTGGGGCAGCCATAGCAATGTACTCCTCTTGGGAAACCTGTCGACTCGGGATTATCAGCGTCAGCGTGTTAGCTCGGGCTCTAACGCACTTCGAGAACACCTTTCTCTCTCAACTGCCAACCTCCGGGAACGGTTGAGACGATGGCCGGGTCGATTATCCAGACATCTCCCGCGGAGGGTCTCTGGCATTCGTAATATCTCTCGTAGTACGAATGAAACTCTTGCTTCGTCTGGAACTGAGCCACGCGCGGCACGACAAACAAAGGCTGAGCGTCATCGGCAACGCTTGCATCACGAATCAGGACCAACTCGCCTTTGCCGTCGATGTCATTCACCAGAATTCCGTTTTGGAAATCGGGTTTTACGACCGTTGAATTTCGCCTTTTCTTGTCCAGGTACTCATTGACCGAGGCGGGAAACTCAGGTTCAATCGGCTGTGGCGTTAGTCGTGAGTAGTCGTCGAAAGCCTGCCGAACCGTACCGCCGCCATAACCACCGTCGGGGCTTTGCCTGATTCGCCGTCCCAGCGCCTGCAGTTCGCCTTCAATCGATTCCAATCGTCCAGATGTTTTTTGCTGCTCATTCAGTGCTGCGCTGAACTGTTTGTTCAACTCGTCGTGGCGGCGCTTAACGCCGGTTACATGGGCTTTCACAAGTTCGTTCACGTGGTCATCAAATTTCGCCCAGTAGCCTTTGCGCAGTCTCAGAGCACCGAAGACGGCAAGCGCTATGAGGCCTGCTGCTGCAATTCCTCCGGCGATTGGCCAGATTAGACTCAGCAAGCCACCCCCTTCATCGCCACGTCCGGGAGACACCTCAGATCCAGAGGATTGCGTCTGAGAATCCGCAGGGCTGACAGTTGTCTTTGGGACACTTGCGGCAAAAGTCTCAGCGTCGGCGATCGCCCTATCCATCGCCTTCACTTTGTCGCCGCGCAAGAAAGTTTTACCCCTCGCGACCACCTGTTGTTTCTCAGCGTCAATTGCCTCGCGGAGTTCGGTAGCAGCGTTCTTCACTCTTTGTTTGTCACTCGAGTTCTTCGCGGACGACAAAAATCTATTCGCAGCCGTTTCCAGTGACCTGCCTAACTGGGGCTCTTTGGTTTTGAGGGCTTTTTCCAGATCGCTTAAAGATTGCGCCAAAGCGGATTTGCTTTCTGCTTCTGTGGGCTGTGCGCGAACCGTGAAGGACCAGCCCACGCAAAAACAAATCACTAGAAGGTAATTCAAATATGACGGAGCTCTCATCTTTGCCTCCTCAGCAGTGTCAGCTCTCTTTACTTTGCACGCGATAATTTCCATTCACTTGCGCGAGCGTGTCCAGAAAGTCCTTGTTGCTGCGGCGGGAATAAAAGACTTCGGACAAAAAGTGATTGATTGGCGAGACCTCAAGCCGCTCGATGCGCCCACTGAGTGTGGATACGAAATCATCGACTCGCCCGTTGATATTGGTCCACGCTTCTCCTGGCATGTTGTCCTCTTCACCAGCACGAACATTGCCAATGGAGGTGAAAACCGAAAGCACGGGACTCAAGGGAACTTCGAGATCTGCGGGAGCATCAAATCTGCCATTCTCGACTTGTTCGACGCCCGGGAACTTTTGTTCGAACGTCTCAGTCCCCCATCGCTCACACCAGCGGATGGTGGCCGGAGGCGAGCCGCTTAATTCCAGGCCTTCCAGGGTGAATCCCGCGTAGGGCGTTGCGGATGCACCATCTCTCGATGCGCGCGTGCGCGCGGCATTCAGAGCGCCTAAGGCCACGTTAGTCTTGGCCTTACTCAGGTTCTCCTCGTTCAGCAGGATTAGGTTGTAGATCTTGAGCGCCTCTAGATATTCCCGCTCTTCTTCCGTGACCACCGCTGCCAATTTTTCTTTCAGTAAGTTGAGAATTCTTTTGGCTTCCTTCTCGAGGTGTCCGCCAAGGCGCTTGAACTCACCGAACAGCATCAATCCCCAACCGTTGCCGCCCAAAATCAGGTTGATGCCACTTGAGGGCTTCAGCTTCTGCTCGACGGCTGCCGCGCATGCTTGCAGCAAGGCGTAGGCGAGAATGTGTTGAAAAAAGAGGCGGGTGCGGTATCTCTGGTAGGACTGCGTGCCCATTCCTTTCCGCAAAATTGCGGATTCACGCTCTTGAAACTGCTGATCATTGAGACTGCTGATCCAGACCGAATACGTGATGTCGAGGTCAAAGCTGGGATCCGGATTCAGCAGTTTTAGTTCCGCGTCATCATTCGCACCCTGGAGTAATCGGCGCAGATGTTTCTTGAACTCACTCGCCCCAAGCAGATCGTTACCGAAATTCTTCTTCGCAAATTGAAAGAAGGTCTTGCCGGCAACGCGGATGCTGTCCAGGACCAGAAATCGCCGGTCGTGACTGACAGCGATGTCCGCCGTGCCCCCACCAACATCGACGAAGACTTCCATCGTCGCTTTGTTGCCAACCGATCCGATCGATTCAGCAATCGCAGTGCTCTCGTCTACTCCTTCTTCATAATTCACGTCCTTACCCAAGCCAGTTCCATAACAGATGTTACGTACCCGTTTCAGGGCCTGCCTTACCTTGTTGTGATAGCTGTCGCGATCGTCCTTTCGGAAGGCGAGCGGAAACGTAAATACGTATCGATCGATAAGCATCCGCTTGCTAAAGAACATCTCGGCGTGCGCATACAGCAACGTGAGTTGCAGAAAGAGTGTTCGCCACGGCTCGGTCTTGCCATCGAGATCCCACTTTAGGTTGGCATGCGGCTTCCAGGTTTTGTTGAGGTCCCCTTGATACAGTCGTTGCTCGAGATCTCTATGCAACCCTGGGATGTCTACTTTGAAAATCTCGGCGACTGAAACGTCCTCCGATTTCAGCGCGTCGGTGAGGTTGGGATCACTCCTGCGCGATAAGAGAATAGTCGGGAAGAAACCTTTTGTGGTAGTCGCATTCCACTTATAAGGAAAGAAGCCCGGTAGTTCCAACGCCTCGCTCAGATCGCCACGCTTCCCCCACACGGGCCTGGGCGCAATGGTGAATCTCAAGATCTCCGGCTGACTGTCGCTGAACGCGTAGGCCAGGCAAGTGTTGCTGGTCCCGAAGTCAACGGACAGTTTCGTATCAAGCTCGCGATTAGCGGTTTGGTCTCCGCCGAAGTCCGCAAGGAAAAGTATGCCGCGCTCTCGCTCGCCATTGTCGGTCAACGCGAGAGCACGCGGTTGGTTCGGGACCTCCGAACCGGAGAGGACGCTTACGTACTCTTCCTCTTCGACATCGACCAATTTGCCGAGCCGGCCGTTCTGATCCACCAGGTGCCAACGGCCGGAGTCTTCCTTAGTGCCAAACCCGTACGCCGCGTACAAACGCCATTCACTCGACACCTTGGGCGGCCAGATCGCGAGCGACGAAGCGGCAAGACCCTTGGCGTACGATGGTCGTGTCTGCCACTTCACTTCCCTGCCCGGCATGACCGGAATCGTCCATTCCACCGATGCGCCTTCAAGGCTTGGGAGCGCGGATACTTTTTCCAGGTTAGTCAGAATCTCGGGAAAGTGCCGAATAAATTCGCTTCTTATCGGCGCAAGACACACCGCCGCATCCTTCTCGGTGACCACCGGATCGCGTAATTCCATTTTGTGAACCGATCGGATGTGCGCGGCCTGGGTATCTGAAGTCTTCGGAATCTTGCACCAGTGCGGAGTGTCGCTGAGGAACAGATCCTTCAACAAAACGATTTCATCGTTTTCAGATATTCGGCAACTAAATCGGCGGCCGGGTAACTCGACTACGATTTCCTTATCGTTCAGTTTCCGATACTGGTAGGGCGCGGGTCCGCTGGGAACGGTAGCCGCTTTCATCCACGGTTGCAGTTCGGGCAAACCATCCAGCAGATAAAAGATGCGGCCAACATTTTTCTCGTCATCCTGCTCAGTCGAGCGCTTGGCTTTACGCAACGGATAAAGCTGGAGCAACTCGTCGCTTTCCCAGTGTTTGAGCCCAGGAACCTCCCAGCTCGACGGATCCGTTTCAAGACTCCCGGTTAGATCAATTCGCCCTTTGAAGTTAGCTTCACAGAAATCGTACAGACGATCCTGAAGCGTCCGGCTTGAGACTGCGTATTCCGCAATTAACCTGAGGTGGGCATGGAAGTCCTGGTTTTCCTTGTCACTGGTGAGAAGAATGCGCCGGCTTCGGGTCCAAGACAGTCGATCGTCCAGTAGGTAATCGGCAAGCGTCTTGTCCTTTTGCCAGGCAGTCCGATCTCGCGCCGGGAAAAAGATTACCGCGGGATAGTATGCGCCAACCACGGTTTCGTTGTGTTGGAGAAGCTTGAGAGACCTTGGCGCCTGTTCGCGAACACTGGGATAGGTGCCACTAAGAGCTTGCCAAAGATCGCGATCATAGTTTTGCTGAAGGTAGCTCTGTTTGAACTCCGCCAGGTGCGCAACTCCAAAGTAATGAAGGAGAAAAAGCGTGATCCACTCTTCGACCGCTGTTGAAACCTCGTCCGCAAAAGCTCCCGCTTCCGCGCCTGTTTTGACCGGCAGGTCGAGCACTTTCCGAAACGCGTATCCCGCCGCCCAAGCGGTTGGAAAAGTCTCGAAATATTGCGGGTCATAGTCGGGACTTGTTAGATATTCAGTTCGCACAGCACGAAAGGACCGCTTTTCGGCAATCCCAGCGCCACCACCCAAGATTCCGGAATTCAGAAATTCCCTTCGATTACCGTTATTCATCGTGATCTCCAATATCCGTTCGACCGGTTAACCTAAATCTACGCGGCGCCGACCGCTCGCATCCGTTTCTGAGTTCGGGAAAATAACCTTGACCATACCAGCCTTAGATATTCTCCACGAGTAAACTCGGCGGTCTCCGGGCACCAGTCGCCGAATTCGAAAGTAGATACACGGATCGACGATCGGCCAAGCTCAAGTTCCCCTTTTGCTTCTCTGCTCGTTAATTTCTTGGCCGTCTTTGCTGTGATCTCCTTCAGACTGTGCGGATCGCTTGAGAGGAACGGCCGAAGTTTGGCCACATCTTCGCCGCTCCACCCCACGGTGTGATCCGGATTGGGATCGAGCGTCGTATCAAGGAACTTGGCGAGCAGATTGGCAGCGCCATTGAATCGCTTCCAATCTTCGAGCTTGCGATTTTCGTTATCGGCGTACACTTCGCGCAGGCGTTTAATCTCTTTGGGCCAGGTGCGCGCCGGCAGGTCCCACGGAATTTGCTGGGTAACAAGATGGTGCATGACCGCAGCAGACAAGAACACCGCTTCCGGCTCGATCTCAGTCTCACCGGCCGTGTAACGAGGAAGATGACGCAGACTCATTTTTTCCGAGTCGAGATCCGGCGTTGATGCGCCGATCACATACGACTCCGGATTCCCGGTACCCGCGCGGGAGAAAAAGTTTAGCGCCGCCAGCGCGCCAACTATTTCCGCCGAGTTGAGTGGATTTCTTTGACTCTTACCGCCATTGCTCCAAACCTTTAATTTGTCAGGCTCAGGCTTGCCGGCAAGATAAAGTTCGTCAAAGTATTCCGCGCTGTGATCGCGGTAATATGCGAGGGCTTGCCGAGCGCGCGCCTCCATCGCTTCGGGTTCGGCGTAAAAACCGAGAAGGATCTGCTCGACGAGCTTTCGCTTATCCTCGATTGGCAGTCCATTGAATGCCGGTTTGTCGCCATGTTCTTTCGCAAGATCGTCAATCTGCTGGGTCGTCGGGTAATCGTCCTTAAGCGCGCCAAACGGAGGCTGCGGCGGCACACAGTACGGTGTCAGCAGGCAGGCGCCAACGCGCCAATCCCACGTCTGATTTTCTTTCTTGAGCGTGCCGAGATATTTGCCCATGACAGGAACTCCGCACGCGCCTGTCCCGCCATGAAGACTTCCGCAAAGGAAGAAGTTCGTGCTGACGTTTTGAAATGCCGTCAGACTGCACGCTTTGCCACCGGGTGAATTCTCGTCGCGCAGCGATTCAGCGAAAACCGCCATAACCGCGGCGCCAATAAATGGCTTCTGATAGAAGCCGCGGTCAATTTCGACGTCAAGGTCTTTCTTTTCATAAAACGGAGAGAGAAATGGGAGCGAACTCTTGGTGGCGCCATATCTTGAATCGAGAATGCCGCCCAGGTTCTTCACAATGTTGTCAGAGTTAGAAGCCTGGGGTAGCTGCAACGGATCCAAGTGGCGAACTCGCATATCAATGTCCATCGCCCATCTACTACTGGCCATACCGCCGGTTTGCTGCCCATTCAGCAACTCTTGCAGCTCCTGATAATCCTTTAGGCAATTTCCGAGAGCGACAGCCGCACCGGAATTCAAATCCGGATCCAATCTCCAAATCTGCAAGGAATGACCGGCGCTCGTGAGTACGTCCTTCTCACTGTGCGTCGGGAAACCGATTGCCAGCAGACGAACCAGCGCTTCGGCCACCTTGGTGCCACTGCCGCCAACTGCAATAAAAACGTTGCGCATAATCGAGTTCCTTCCCCTAAATAATTTCGCGCCGCCAAGGGCTCACCAGATGACCGGTAAACATGCACAGAATGTAGATAATCCACGCCATTACAATTCCTTTCATCAACCCCCCGACGCCCACGAAGTTGAAGAAGTTCCTGGTCATATACCAAACAACCAGCAGTACGATCACGACCGGAATTAGCCCGACCACGATTAGCAGCATCGTCTGTCCTCGGCTCCACGCCTTCTGAACGATGTTGATGGCCATGTACTTCCTGAGCCATTTGAAGCCCAACATCACGAGCGCGCAGATCGCCGCGATCACCAGAGCTGCTATGACCCAGTTCATCGCAGTTTCTTCGCATCCTTCCTCGTCACAAGCGTCCAGGAATAATTCGAGAAAGCCTGAGCCTTGAATTAGAATTGCCAACACGCGCGTATCTCCCTTCTCACTTAATCCGACGGCCCAATCCGCAAGTAGGCCTTCGCGACCACTTGATCCTTTGCTGTCGAGTTGTTCCACAGCCCAAGAAGCGCTGTCTCAAGATTGAATGTCCGGTTAGCAGTTTCCGGCGTTGTATCGAGATCGGTAGACCAACTCTTGATCCATTCCGGCGTACCTTGGTTGAGATTGACGCGACCCTCTACGCTGTAGAACCGCCAGGAAGGTTCTCCTGTTCCCGGTGGATACGACGCGGTCGCCTCCAAAACGAGATTGCCACCTTCAAGATGCGCGCCGGTTATGTTGAGCTCGGGAAATCTCGCGCCCGATTTACTGTCACTTGGGGGGTGGATTGGCTTGAGTTCCCATTTGATCAACCGGACAAGTTCCTGTTCATTGCCCGCATCGAGAGCATGAGAAGACCAGGGCACTTTTACTTGAATCGTAAACGGCTTCGGTCCGGACCGCTCGGTATCAACATCCACTTGCATCGTGAATCTCTGCGGCGGGCCGCCCTGGTTTTTCGCCTTGTGGAGCGCCCCTCGTGATTCTTTGGGAACGGAAATTTCGAACTGGGCCGCAGCGTCCGTGTATGGGAAAGATAAATTCAACTCTCGGATGCAATCTAAGCAGTTGTCTATCAATGGACGTAGACGCTCTTTGAGGGATCGCACCAGCGAATCAAGCGCAACCTGATCGGGCGAGAAGATGTAAAGGAAGAAGGGGCGGAAGGAGGATGGATTGTTGTTCCTGGTCTCGTACGGGATGGCGGCGCCGCTCACTTCTGAATACACCTTGCCGCGAAAATCTGCGCGAACGCCCAGCACGCATCCACCCCAACCCGCCTTCAGTAACTCCGCAATCTTTTGCCTGACGCAAAATTGATCGGAGCCGGCGTTACAGTTTTGGTTCGTATCTCCTTTTTTGGTGGATTGCACGCCGTCAGTAACCAGGATTTGGAACCGAGCTGGCGGCGGCGGCTCCGCGGAATCGGTGCCGTTGCTTCGAGTTGGAGTTGCCGCCTGCTTTGAACCAGTGCCGTTGGGCTGGTAGCCGACTTTGAATGCGCTGATGGCGCCCGACAGGTTTGTTTCACCGGCACGATAAACGGAAGGGTCTTGCGAGGCAGTAGTCAGATCCATATCGGGAAGCGGCGGCCCAATTGCGGAGCCTACTCGGCGGACGGAGACGCGCACGTCAGGACCCGCGAAAGTTCCAGTGGCAAAACGAAGCTCTCGCAATGTCTTGCCGAAAATTGTCTGGCCGTCGCGTGACACGTAGCCGGCCATGCTCCCGCTTTCATCCAGATAGACAATGAGTTCGTTAGTAGTCGCGATCGATGGCGACGGCGGAAGAGATGTCGCCGGCTTGTTCTTCACCTCAGGCGGCCATTCCGGCGCTGGAGTGCCACATCCTGTAAACAAAACCAAACCGCTTAGAACCAGCACGTGCCACGAGACGCTCAAGAGTCGGGTTCGCGCATTGATAGCTTGGGTGTGTTTGTAGTGTCTAGTCATCGGCTACCACTTCGGTCGTAATGCTCGGTACTCCCTACTGCGCAGTTGCGTGAGCGGCGAGGGGGGTTCGTCCGGCAAATGGCAGAGACATCGCGGCCGCCCGCTCCTCGTTGCTGAGGAATGGAGACGTGTGGACAGCAGCGTCCGCGTGGGACATCAACAGTTGTCCCTGCGCAGAAATGAGGACGCCCAGGAGAAAGAACAAGCCGCCGACAAGAACTCCAACCGCCACGCCGATCATGAGGCAAAAAGAAGAAGACGACTCCAGCCGCGGACTGACTGGCCGGACTCGGTCCGAAAGGTGCAGACGACTGGCTGCTTGAGCTGGCAGCAGCGCCAACGATGAACCAAAACATGAAAATGACTGCGCCCAGAATGACGCCAACGACTTTGACGGTCATGCCCAATCCGGTCATAACGCGCGCCGCTCGGTAAAGATCTAAATACCGGTGGACCAGAGCACTGCCTGGCCTTTCACTGTTTGTGTTGCCCGATGTCGTAGCGGCGTATGTGGAATCCATATGTCCTCCGTAACGTTGGGTTTCAGTTAAGCTCGTCGCCCGCTTAGTCGAGTAACAAAAGATCGTCGATGCCGGACTACGGACTAGCGGGCGGAACGAGCACGGCTCGGGGCACCGTCATTTTTATCGACAACACTTCTTTCACTCGAGTAACACTCACGTTCTGCAGCGCTCGCAGCGCCTGCTCGTCGCGGTTGTTCGTTGCGGCCAGGGTTGAAAAGCGTTTCATCAAATTCAATGAACCGGTCACAACGGCTGCTGCCTGTTCGTCGCGCATCAAAACGCACATTTCCGCTGGGTACTCCTGATTTGTGCCGCGGCTCAGGTTCAGGCCAAAGCCTCGTGCGACGTTGATTTGCTTCAAAAGACTTCCGACGCCGCCCAGATCAAACAGCGACAGAGCGAGCGAGGTCGCTGTCAAAGCCGCATCCGCCATGTCCAGGCTGCCTTGCGGAATTACTAGAAAAGCTCGGACGGAGCTGTTCCGCGCTGTCATGCCTGCCGCAATTTGTTTGTAGGGAGATGAGGAAATAAATCTTTGTTGCGAGTCACCAAGCGCTCGGAAAACTGCGGCGGCGGCTTCACGACTTCCGGCAAAGACGGTGCCCGTTTGCGGCAGGGCGACATAGTCCTTGCCGTTCGTATAGACAGGATGCCCGTCGACGCGCTGCTCTTGCCAGCCTCTCCCCTTTAGACTTGCTATCTCTTGTTTTCGATTGAACGAACCATGCACTAACAGCCCGGCCGTCGCCTGGGTGTTAATGCCACTAAAGACAACGGCGGTCTTGACTTCTTCGCTACTCAAAACGAGCTGCTGAAGGATCCCTTCAAACTGATCTCCTTTGAAAAGCTGTTTCAAGTCGTTGTCGTTTCGCACCGTCGCCCAATCGATAATCACAACAGCACAGCTATCAATCGGCACTAGATCAAGGACGCTCGATTGGCGGCGACTGCATGCGCACATCGACAACAGCAGCAGAGTGCTACACAACAAACCACATAGCTGCAACGCCGGTTTTCGCGCCTGCTTGAACACATGAGCAGCGATGCTTTCCTTGCACGACGGACCGCTTAGAGAATCCAATCTCATGTGGTTGAATGCCTGCCTGAACCGCAATCCGCTCTTGCTTCGTCGGCTATAGTTCATTTCGGGGACTCCTG
The nucleotide sequence above comes from Pyrinomonadaceae bacterium. Encoded proteins:
- a CDS encoding tetratricopeptide repeat protein; translated protein: MAAPADAITARVIRAYCITHKVGFDAPSSKPILCASGGHALAKNFPDSSSWEYCCDCQHCWLVDTAKKEAASKECPACERNVVRRYVCGDCNVISVESDEPGRRKVFAITNGIPTPTCPGCLQEPSHSVIDHDCRDYGASFVTSFSTCPFCDEVLERLPDFPCTVSECLTSLKTTTKLKLDSAGNQLTASADGDYVLLPGVPGLNLSFAIPKARKLKSKRQYYDTYYELFNCDNPSAGEIIVIRPASVDRTEAGWVVKEAGAIEIKLAGPQRITQELIVCPNCGTAGKPTEQFCGRCGLAFGASGAADYESVTLPVELTAPENLPVPGSTPAGSFVGDVENVTASPIDTTSWSASPSTSRIPSPLSTAVKVLMAGIGLVFLLVVIIAVSLNTVGSNSVEKQLDDAIARGNLFPPASQNAYQLYNQLKANGANDETLRKYRERLVPLLTRQATQLTQNLLQPGYEEAPASEWQIATRAMSWATELKPGDSLISAKSAYCQGRVAYLANQNQAAIEHWVKAAQLDPSWALPANSAGLVYASLKNYSTARTLYSDAVRRNPNWANPYNNLGTSYYMERNYSEAKVFYKKAVQLAPDWARPHAWLGDIAMIEKDFETAITEYQWVLSPQAVGTANMNLEKIKEKLNEAQQLSAGSEYE